In a single window of the Methanolobus psychrophilus R15 genome:
- a CDS encoding acetyltransferase — translation MNISIRLEEENDFKSIEYMTREAFWDLYKPGCDEHLVVHKIRKVPAFVKELDFVACDKDTIVGNIIYSRAKVRNEENKEFEVLCMGPFAVLPSYQKQGIGSLLMNHSIEKARQLGYKGIIIFGNPDYYHRFGFVSAKEYNIQTSWGDDLDAFMALELYDSSLEGISGKFNEDKVFKIENEELEDFEKQFPYKEKHVTDTQLKL, via the coding sequence ATGAACATTTCTATCAGATTAGAAGAAGAAAATGACTTCAAAAGTATAGAATATATGACAAGAGAAGCATTCTGGGATTTATATAAACCAGGGTGTGATGAACATCTTGTAGTGCATAAAATAAGAAAGGTGCCAGCATTTGTAAAAGAATTGGATTTTGTTGCATGTGATAAGGATACAATTGTCGGCAATATCATCTATTCAAGAGCTAAGGTCCGAAATGAGGAAAATAAAGAATTCGAAGTTCTATGCATGGGTCCATTTGCAGTATTGCCATCATATCAAAAGCAGGGGATTGGTTCTTTATTAATGAATCATTCTATCGAAAAAGCAAGGCAGTTAGGATATAAGGGTATTATTATTTTTGGAAATCCCGACTATTATCATCGTTTTGGTTTTGTCAGTGCTAAAGAATATAATATCCAGACATCCTGGGGTGATGATCTTGATGCATTTATGGCATTGGAACTCTACGATAGTAGCTTGGAGGGCATTTCAGGAAAATTTAATGAGGACAAGGTTTTTAAAATAGAAAATGAGGAGCTGGAAGATTTTGAAAAGCAATTTCCCTACAAAGAGAAGCATGTTACAGACACTCAGTTAAAGCTATAA
- a CDS encoding Aspartyl aminopeptidase, with protein MGHIRDYISDFFGFMKKATTSVQTVDSIRERLEAEGFMELEMNDPWALNASGKYYLTPYPSMLVGFTIGSGQFPTKGVKMIAAHTDNPGFRIKPNPEVSSEGMLTLNVERYGGPILNTWFDRPLSIAGRIAVKSDEVLKPKVIHLDFQRPVLIIPNLAIHMNRDVNKGVEIKVQKEMQPLLTQLIKDEVRDNYLLDLVAEEAGVGREDILDMDLSVYCCEEGMLVGLKEEFISCPRIDDLSMVYAAMEALIKSKHKDGINMVAFMDNEEIGSMTRQGADSMMLSNILERIRMGTSGREQQSVHQMMNFFVISADCAHGLHPNYGEKSDITNKPVMNRGIAIKSSCNRSYASEVETIAAFQQLCDRAGVKYQKFVNHSDQPGGTTLGPLLSKYVPVHVVDAGVPMLAMHSARELMGKQDFLDSIEIFRTFFQLEE; from the coding sequence ATGGGTCATATCAGGGATTATATCAGTGATTTTTTTGGATTTATGAAAAAAGCGACAACATCCGTCCAGACGGTGGATTCCATAAGAGAACGTCTGGAAGCTGAAGGTTTCATGGAATTGGAAATGAATGACCCATGGGCCTTGAATGCGTCGGGGAAATACTATCTGACCCCCTATCCTTCCATGCTGGTGGGCTTTACTATCGGAAGCGGTCAATTTCCTACAAAAGGGGTGAAGATGATTGCTGCTCATACGGATAATCCTGGATTCAGGATAAAACCCAATCCAGAGGTAAGCAGTGAAGGAATGCTGACGCTGAATGTAGAACGTTACGGCGGGCCTATCCTGAACACATGGTTCGATCGTCCGTTATCCATTGCCGGAAGAATAGCTGTGAAATCGGATGAGGTTCTAAAGCCCAAAGTGATCCATCTGGATTTTCAAAGACCTGTACTTATCATCCCTAATCTGGCCATCCATATGAACCGCGACGTCAATAAAGGTGTGGAGATCAAGGTTCAAAAAGAGATGCAACCTCTCCTGACCCAGTTGATTAAAGACGAGGTCAGGGATAATTACCTGCTGGATCTGGTTGCGGAGGAAGCCGGGGTCGGCCGTGAAGATATTCTGGACATGGACCTGAGTGTCTATTGTTGTGAAGAAGGTATGCTGGTGGGCTTAAAAGAGGAATTCATCTCCTGTCCGAGGATCGATGACCTGTCCATGGTGTATGCTGCTATGGAAGCTCTTATAAAGTCAAAGCATAAGGACGGGATCAATATGGTGGCATTCATGGACAATGAAGAGATTGGTTCCATGACCAGGCAGGGTGCTGACTCCATGATGCTGAGCAATATTCTGGAGAGGATCCGCATGGGAACGTCGGGAAGGGAACAGCAATCCGTCCATCAGATGATGAACTTCTTTGTGATCTCGGCTGACTGTGCCCATGGGCTGCATCCCAATTACGGTGAAAAGAGCGATATCACCAACAAACCTGTAATGAACAGAGGGATAGCTATTAAGAGTAGTTGTAATCGTTCCTATGCATCAGAAGTGGAGACCATTGCAGCTTTTCAGCAGCTGTGTGACAGAGCCGGTGTGAAATATCAAAAATTCGTGAACCATTCAGACCAACCCGGAGGAACGACCCTGGGTCCTTTGCTTAGCAAATATGTGCCTGTTCATGTGGTGGATGCAGGAGTGCCGATGCTGGCAATGCATTCAGCCAGGGAGCTGATGGGCAAACAGGACTTCCTGGATTCCATCGAGATATTCAGGACATTTTTCCAACTGGAGGAGTGA
- a CDS encoding PBP family phospholipid-binding protein, which yields MNERNDSYQQRFKQGEMIPARYTCDGENISPPLNFEDVPSTTVSIVVIVDGVDSSSGTMNHWIVWNIDFVEWIDENTVPGVEGVNDFNRISYCGPCPSKGTHRYYFMAYALETRLDFITGTGRNKIEDAMQPYILDKGELMGEYAR from the coding sequence GTGAATGAAAGAAATGATAGTTACCAGCAGCGCTTCAAACAGGGGGAAATGATCCCTGCCAGATACACCTGTGACGGGGAAAATATCAGTCCACCACTGAATTTTGAGGACGTGCCTTCAACCACAGTTAGCATTGTTGTGATAGTTGATGGTGTTGATTCTTCCTCAGGCACAATGAATCACTGGATAGTATGGAATATAGACTTTGTTGAATGGATAGATGAGAACACAGTTCCGGGAGTGGAAGGTGTGAACGACTTTAATAGGATATCCTATTGTGGCCCCTGTCCTTCTAAAGGCACGCACCGATATTACTTCATGGCATATGCCCTTGAGACCAGGCTGGACTTTATAACAGGGACAGGCAGGAATAAAATTGAGGATGCTATGCAGCCCTATATACTTGACAAAGGTGAACTCATGGGAGAGTACGCAAGATAG
- a CDS encoding IS1 transposase — MTDNWKAYAEFLPDEVHTRSKAETYTVEGYNSIFRHFLARLRRKTKCYTKSLEMLKYSVLLLMKYRNNELTILN; from the coding sequence ATGACCGATAACTGGAAAGCATATGCAGAGTTTCTTCCAGATGAGGTTCATACACGATCAAAAGCAGAAACCTATACAGTGGAAGGATATAACAGCATATTCAGGCACTTTCTGGCAAGATTACGAAGAAAAACAAAATGTTATACTAAGAGTCTTGAAATGCTAAAATACTCTGTTCTTCTTTTGATGAAGTATAGAAATAATGAACTAACTATACTTAATTAA
- a CDS encoding blue (type 1) copper domain-containing protein, translated as MESQPPGEVETTEVIMQNYRFLPQDIRVSVGDTVTWANDDRVTHTVTADNGGFDSGELEPSETFSYTYEQEGIFGYSCTIHPGMIGTVTVK; from the coding sequence ATGGAGAGCCAGCCGCCTGGAGAAGTTGAAACTACAGAAGTCATTATGCAAAATTACCGCTTCCTGCCTCAGGATATCAGGGTTTCTGTTGGAGATACGGTCACCTGGGCAAATGATGATAGAGTAACCCACACTGTGACTGCGGACAATGGTGGCTTTGATTCAGGTGAGTTAGAGCCAAGTGAGACTTTTAGTTATACCTACGAACAGGAAGGCATCTTTGGCTATTCTTGCACGATACATCCCGGTATGATCGGTACTGTGACAGTAAAGTGA
- a CDS encoding integral membrane protein, with amino-acid sequence MILLNIRNTDYIPVAEYSFVKELLRKGIHLTSLLIVLIYAFYGRQATLILLISYLVLILIIEHLRLDRGLELPFVNYLFRRKEVSNIGSHVFFTLGALVAVAVFSKEVAYAAILMTTFGDMSAALVGRKIGKHRFLSSGKSIEGCTAEFIVDLLIGYVFLSSLPLALLMAFTATLVETLFVNIDDNLTIPIFSGFVVETFLYIKYIV; translated from the coding sequence ATGATTCTTTTAAATATTCGCAACACAGATTATATCCCCGTGGCCGAGTATTCCTTTGTCAAAGAACTCCTTCGTAAGGGTATTCATCTTACATCCTTACTGATAGTGCTGATCTATGCCTTTTATGGCAGGCAGGCTACCCTTATCTTGCTTATATCATATCTGGTGCTTATTCTGATTATCGAGCACCTGCGTCTTGACAGGGGCCTGGAACTCCCTTTTGTCAATTATCTCTTTCGCCGGAAAGAGGTCTCAAATATCGGCTCTCATGTGTTTTTTACGCTAGGTGCTCTTGTTGCTGTTGCAGTGTTCAGTAAAGAAGTCGCCTATGCTGCTATATTGATGACCACGTTCGGAGACATGAGTGCAGCACTTGTTGGCAGAAAGATTGGAAAACATCGGTTCCTTAGCAGCGGGAAGTCAATAGAAGGGTGTACTGCTGAGTTTATAGTTGATCTTTTAATTGGATATGTTTTCCTGTCAAGCCTGCCTCTTGCACTGCTAATGGCATTTACAGCAACCCTTGTGGAAACCCTCTTTGTGAATATAGATGACAATCTGACAATTCCTATATTTTCAGGATTTGTGGTGGAAACGTTCTTATACATAAAATACATAGTATAA
- a CDS encoding alpha/beta hydrolase, which yields MAEEKKFSAEVYYKIGSVEWIVLIHGFGGSARTWKKQVDFFSKHYNLLVLEMHKGEVNKDLDLDQVCELIKNTLDHYQIGKANLLGFSFSSLICLRFAVLYPEKVNSLIMGGGIVRFNLKTRSLLLLAITFKRAINYMVLYRFFAYIIMPKSNHKRSRVIFVNEAKKLGYDEFCKWLDIIPQTTNSLPWLDELDDAIKVLYVSGSQDYLFLEDTLKYSKRIRNSQVEVIDDCGHVCSIEQYDEFNNIVFKYLNKWYGI from the coding sequence ATGGCAGAAGAAAAAAAGTTTAGTGCCGAAGTTTACTACAAGATTGGCTCTGTTGAATGGATAGTACTTATCCATGGTTTTGGAGGCAGTGCAAGGACCTGGAAAAAACAGGTCGATTTCTTTTCAAAACATTATAACCTGCTTGTGCTGGAAATGCATAAAGGGGAAGTAAATAAGGACCTGGACCTGGATCAAGTATGTGAGCTTATAAAAAATACTCTGGATCACTATCAAATCGGGAAAGCCAATTTACTGGGATTTTCCTTTAGTTCGCTGATATGCTTACGATTTGCCGTGCTGTACCCCGAAAAAGTGAATTCGTTGATCATGGGCGGAGGTATAGTCAGGTTCAATTTGAAGACAAGGTCTTTGCTTTTACTGGCGATAACATTCAAAAGAGCAATCAACTATATGGTACTCTACAGGTTTTTTGCTTATATCATAATGCCAAAAAGTAACCACAAAAGATCAAGAGTTATCTTTGTGAATGAAGCAAAGAAATTGGGCTATGATGAGTTTTGTAAATGGCTGGATATAATTCCACAGACAACGAACAGTCTGCCCTGGCTGGATGAATTGGATGATGCAATCAAGGTTTTATACGTTTCAGGGAGCCAGGACTATCTTTTTTTAGAGGACACCTTGAAGTATAGTAAGAGAATCCGCAATTCCCAGGTAGAGGTAATTGATGATTGCGGACATGTCTGCTCGATAGAACAATACGATGAATTCAACAATATTGTTTTTAAGTATTTGAACAAATGGTACGGGATTTGA
- a CDS encoding hydrolase, translated as MQKVKIDELSIAYELKGEGVPLVLLHGALSDSRTWRRQLEELSDEFTVVAWDAPGCGRSADPPETFRLPDFADCLAAFINKIGIEKPHLLGLSFGSGLALELYRRYPGIPRSLILASAYAGWKGSLPPEVVEERLRQGLQQSELPPEQVVEMWMPTLFTRSVPSEVVSESAAIMSEFHPAGMRSMLFAFAEADLRDVLPTIEVPTLLLYGEADQRSPLEIARNMYSRIPRSRLVIIPDVGHESNLEAPEIFNTEVRSFLRGISNKL; from the coding sequence ATGCAAAAGGTCAAAATCGATGAATTAAGCATTGCTTATGAACTAAAGGGTGAGGGTGTGCCTCTCGTACTCCTCCATGGTGCTCTCAGCGACAGCCGTACATGGCGCAGGCAGCTTGAGGAGTTATCAGATGAGTTCACAGTGGTGGCCTGGGACGCACCCGGCTGTGGCCGCTCGGCAGATCCACCGGAGACTTTCCGCCTGCCTGATTTTGCAGACTGCCTTGCTGCATTTATTAATAAAATCGGCATAGAAAAACCTCATCTCCTGGGCCTGTCATTCGGTTCCGGACTTGCACTTGAACTCTACCGCCGCTATCCAGGCATTCCAAGGTCCCTCATACTGGCTTCGGCTTATGCCGGGTGGAAAGGCTCCCTTCCGCCCGAGGTCGTAGAAGAACGCCTGCGCCAAGGACTTCAGCAATCCGAGTTGCCGCCTGAACAGGTCGTTGAGATGTGGATGCCGACACTATTCACCAGATCAGTACCTTCCGAAGTGGTCAGCGAAAGCGCAGCAATCATGTCCGAATTCCATCCTGCAGGAATGAGATCAATGCTCTTTGCCTTCGCTGAAGCTGATCTTCGTGACGTGCTTCCAACTATCGAGGTACCTACACTGCTGCTCTACGGTGAAGCCGATCAGCGCTCTCCCCTCGAAATTGCCAGGAACATGTATTCCAGGATTCCAAGATCGAGGCTTGTAATCATTCCAGACGTCGGCCATGAGAGTAACCTTGAGGCTCCAGAGATCTTCAACACAGAGGTACGCAGCTTTCTTCGGGGAATCAGCAATAAGCTTTAA
- a CDS encoding aminopeptidase: MIDIAHLSIERPIGSKFNTQILELIKKEFANHNYELISLPIKCLYWKRGISFLKQGSIKYVLLASPFSSKFSGRGKLIVCSEVSDLEKSEIENNILLLKNEITQLPVMPKDFPFYFPEEHKKLYETIEKSNPSCIVTLTGKHQMSGLDPYPFFEDGNFNIPSCYASDKLDLKDINLTEGVEITVDSSTEERETEQLLLHKKGNSDEVIVVCAHMDSKYETCGALDNAAGLYALLQIADKLSKIKTKSDIHIVPFNGEEYYGVSGQLKYLDYLKENDNKIKLVINIDSPGYNGSKNALSFYNIEEDKIDDILSNKKYDIEKGVNWYAGDHAMFAFQGLPCIAATSSNLFEKAISVTHTSKDVLANVNIDLLNRLSEDLIKIILEFDCK; this comes from the coding sequence ATGATCGATATTGCTCACTTATCAATTGAAAGACCAATTGGAAGCAAATTCAACACTCAGATTCTGGAATTGATTAAAAAAGAGTTTGCAAATCACAACTATGAACTTATTTCTTTACCAATAAAATGTCTATACTGGAAGAGAGGGATCTCTTTTTTAAAACAAGGTAGTATCAAGTATGTTCTTTTAGCAAGCCCGTTCTCAAGCAAATTTAGTGGACGAGGAAAGTTAATTGTTTGTTCAGAAGTTTCAGATTTAGAAAAGAGTGAAATTGAGAATAATATTCTTCTGTTGAAGAATGAGATTACTCAACTTCCGGTGATGCCTAAAGACTTTCCTTTCTACTTCCCGGAGGAACACAAAAAGTTATATGAAACGATTGAAAAGTCTAATCCGTCCTGTATAGTAACCCTGACCGGAAAACATCAAATGTCCGGACTAGATCCATATCCCTTTTTTGAAGATGGGAATTTCAACATTCCATCCTGCTACGCATCAGATAAGCTTGACTTGAAAGATATCAATCTTACAGAAGGTGTTGAGATAACTGTTGATTCAAGCACTGAAGAAAGGGAAACAGAACAACTACTCTTACATAAGAAAGGCAATTCGGATGAGGTAATAGTTGTCTGTGCACATATGGATTCAAAATATGAAACCTGTGGAGCACTTGATAATGCGGCTGGATTATATGCTCTATTGCAGATTGCTGACAAGTTATCTAAAATTAAAACAAAATCAGATATACATATTGTTCCTTTTAATGGAGAAGAGTATTACGGCGTAAGCGGTCAATTAAAGTATCTGGATTATTTGAAGGAAAATGATAATAAAATTAAATTAGTTATTAACATTGATTCTCCCGGATACAATGGCTCAAAAAATGCTTTATCGTTTTACAATATTGAAGAAGATAAAATTGATGATATCTTAAGCAATAAAAAATATGATATTGAGAAGGGAGTAAATTGGTATGCAGGAGATCACGCAATGTTCGCTTTTCAAGGCTTACCTTGTATTGCAGCAACATCAAGTAACCTGTTTGAAAAAGCAATAAGTGTCACACATACATCAAAAGATGTTTTAGCAAATGTGAATATCGACTTGCTGAATAGGTTGTCTGAGGATTTAATTAAGATTATTCTAGAGTTCGATTGCAAATAA
- a CDS encoding TIS1421-transposase protein A, producing the protein MEFRELSDEQWKFIKPFLPPQPITGRKRADDRKVINGILFVLITGCRWGDMPERYGSYATAWRRLKRWSEEGIWGKIMESLRDSAYKNNMFSMDIVCVDSTFVETKKGEKIPHITVTRKGME; encoded by the coding sequence ATGGAATTCAGAGAACTCTCTGATGAACAATGGAAATTTATTAAACCGTTTTTACCACCACAGCCAATAACCGGGAGAAAGAGAGCTGATGACCGCAAGGTCATCAATGGCATTCTCTTTGTCCTGATAACAGGTTGTAGATGGGGAGATATGCCTGAACGTTATGGTTCCTATGCAACTGCATGGAGAAGGCTAAAAAGGTGGTCTGAAGAAGGAATATGGGGTAAGATCATGGAATCCCTTCGGGATTCCGCTTACAAAAATAATATGTTCTCTATGGACATTGTATGTGTTGATAGTACTTTTGTCGAAACAAAAAAAGGGGAGAAGATTCCGCATATAACGGTCACAAGAAAAGGAATGGAATAA
- a CDS encoding putative ferredoxin, which translates to MEMESVKLVYFSPTGTTKAVAQGIARGIDPGTVGLIDITRPDARKKSLLTLENELLVVAVPVYMGRVPALLNEWLNAIQAHNTPTVCVVVYGNRVYDDALLELKNIVMKCGCIPIACAAYIGEHSFSDSETPTAQGRPDEKDLNHAEVLGQKIRIKLQSISSISQVSDVQVPGTYPYGGVTKLWIVDFIAVSDECSQCGICAEKCPVGAIDVENSLLIDTEKCITCCACIKNCPQSARSMKPGPVKDASVRLHTLYSQRKEPECFI; encoded by the coding sequence ATGGAAATGGAATCTGTGAAATTAGTTTATTTTTCACCGACCGGGACAACAAAAGCGGTTGCTCAGGGCATTGCGCGTGGTATTGATCCAGGCACCGTGGGATTGATTGATATTACCAGGCCAGATGCAAGAAAAAAATCATTACTGACCTTGGAAAATGAATTGCTTGTTGTTGCAGTTCCCGTATATATGGGAAGAGTGCCGGCATTATTAAATGAATGGCTGAATGCAATTCAAGCTCATAATACACCGACGGTTTGTGTTGTGGTTTATGGTAATCGGGTATATGACGATGCATTACTCGAACTAAAAAACATTGTGATGAAATGTGGATGTATCCCCATTGCCTGTGCAGCATATATCGGGGAACACTCATTCTCAGATTCCGAGACACCGACAGCACAAGGACGTCCCGATGAAAAGGATTTGAACCATGCAGAAGTACTTGGACAGAAAATACGTATAAAACTCCAATCTATCTCATCAATCTCTCAGGTTTCTGATGTGCAGGTGCCTGGCACTTATCCTTATGGAGGAGTTACAAAATTATGGATTGTTGACTTTATCGCAGTCAGTGATGAGTGTTCACAGTGTGGGATCTGTGCAGAGAAGTGTCCTGTTGGTGCTATTGATGTAGAAAATTCCCTTTTGATCGATACGGAAAAATGCATTACCTGCTGTGCGTGTATCAAAAACTGTCCGCAAAGTGCCAGATCGATGAAACCGGGGCCGGTCAAAGACGCATCAGTGCGCCTCCATACGCTCTATAGTCAACGGAAGGAACCAGAATGTTTTATCTAA
- a CDS encoding glyoxalase family protein yields the protein MSVETYINFNGNCGEAVEYYAEVFGTEKPQLMLYKDAPADEDFPLTQETKDLVMHTSLDIEGSTVMFSDIPPSMPFTVGNNISLVIISKDTDKIRSMFSKLEADGTVGMELQETFWSKLYGFVTDKFGVGWQFIYDEEWE from the coding sequence ATGTCTGTAGAGACATACATAAACTTTAACGGGAACTGTGGTGAAGCTGTAGAATACTATGCCGAAGTCTTTGGAACAGAAAAGCCTCAACTCATGTTATACAAGGATGCGCCGGCAGATGAGGATTTTCCTCTTACGCAAGAGACAAAGGATCTGGTAATGCATACATCTCTTGATATCGAGGGAAGCACTGTGATGTTTTCCGATATCCCGCCAAGTATGCCATTCACTGTCGGGAATAATATCAGCCTTGTAATTATCAGTAAAGATACGGATAAAATAAGGTCAATGTTCAGCAAACTTGAAGCTGATGGCACTGTAGGTATGGAACTTCAGGAAACGTTCTGGAGTAAATTATATGGATTTGTGACTGATAAGTTTGGGGTCGGCTGGCAATTCATTTATGACGAAGAATGGGAATGA
- a CDS encoding hemolysin, whose product MSYTFEIVIVAILILLNGIFAMSEFALVSSKKTRLKKMSDEGNTGASAALGLANNVTPFLSTIQIGITLIGILAGAFGGATIAEGLANYLRGVTILSPYSNVLSIILVVVVITYMTLIFGELVPKRLALNKAEDIATKVARPMMFLSFIARPFVIILSFSTEAVLRLMRIQKTNEPPVTEEEIKIMLEEGTQAGVFETAELSMIEGVLEIGDLRVESLMTHHTDIIALDLNDNTNENLQKMIRSGRSYFPAYEKDLDNIIGIVSVKQVLANLVESGTVDIRDNTIEPHFVPKSLPILKLLELFKERGVHIALITDEYGSIEGLITLHDILEAIVGDVRSLGEPIEMPVVLREDGSWLIDGDTPIEKLKDILSVDSFPQEEQGYYRTIAGLMMLTLQRIPKTGDHVEISGLRYEVVDMDGNKVDKVLVMRTLQIP is encoded by the coding sequence ATGTCGTATACCTTTGAAATTGTCATTGTTGCTATTTTGATTTTATTGAATGGCATCTTTGCTATGTCAGAATTTGCTCTTGTTTCATCTAAAAAAACTCGCCTCAAAAAAATGAGCGATGAGGGAAATACAGGAGCATCCGCTGCATTAGGGCTTGCAAATAATGTAACTCCATTCCTTTCAACGATCCAGATAGGGATTACTTTGATAGGTATTCTTGCCGGTGCATTCGGTGGAGCTACTATTGCGGAGGGGCTTGCAAACTATTTAAGAGGAGTAACGATCCTAAGTCCATACAGCAATGTGCTCAGCATAATTCTTGTGGTGGTCGTAATAACTTACATGACCTTAATATTTGGGGAGCTTGTCCCAAAAAGACTTGCGCTGAATAAAGCGGAAGATATTGCCACGAAGGTTGCTAGGCCCATGATGTTCCTTTCTTTCATAGCAAGGCCTTTTGTTATCATTCTCAGTTTTTCGACAGAGGCTGTGCTTCGACTAATGCGGATCCAGAAAACTAATGAGCCTCCAGTGACAGAAGAGGAAATCAAGATCATGCTTGAGGAGGGAACTCAGGCCGGTGTATTTGAAACTGCAGAACTGAGCATGATTGAAGGTGTGCTTGAAATTGGAGATCTTCGTGTTGAATCTTTAATGACCCATCACACAGATATCATAGCTTTAGACTTGAATGATAATACCAATGAGAATCTGCAGAAAATGATCCGCAGTGGTCGGTCTTATTTTCCTGCATACGAAAAGGATTTGGACAATATTATCGGGATAGTGTCTGTAAAGCAGGTTTTGGCAAATCTGGTGGAATCAGGGACTGTAGATATAAGAGACAATACTATAGAGCCTCATTTTGTACCTAAATCTCTTCCTATCCTGAAACTTCTTGAGTTGTTCAAGGAACGTGGTGTACATATTGCTTTGATCACTGATGAGTATGGCAGTATTGAAGGGCTTATTACTTTGCATGACATCCTTGAAGCTATAGTGGGTGATGTTAGATCTCTTGGTGAGCCAATAGAAATGCCGGTAGTTTTGAGAGAAGATGGCTCATGGCTCATTGATGGAGATACACCTATAGAAAAACTAAAAGATATTCTCTCTGTAGATTCTTTTCCACAAGAGGAACAGGGATATTATCGGACTATTGCAGGATTGATGATGTTAACCTTACAACGTATACCAAAAACAGGAGACCACGTTGAGATCAGTGGACTTCGTTATGAAGTAGTGGATATGGATGGAAATAAAGTTGACAAGGTGTTGGTCATGAGAACTTTACAGATTCCATAG
- a CDS encoding putative ketoreductase, translated as MKLKGRVALVTGGGRGIGRATCLALAKEGADIIATSRSQDELEAVREEVESMGSNSLAIQADISKESDVISLVSESAKHFGRIDILVNNAGVAVRKPLIETSAGEFDNIMGVNVRGLFLCTKHTLPNMLREGQGKVINISSGAGKTGIRELSVYSASKFAVIGLTQSLAQEVSGKIGVYAVCSGSVDTGMYRSLYNDKPSLKPEDVAAKIVELCLPGSRVASGSCVTIYGCG; from the coding sequence TTGAAACTTAAGGGCCGGGTAGCTCTTGTGACAGGGGGAGGCAGGGGCATAGGAAGAGCCACATGCCTCGCGCTGGCAAAGGAAGGTGCAGATATCATTGCAACTTCAAGGAGTCAGGATGAGCTAGAAGCGGTGCGTGAAGAAGTTGAGAGCATGGGCAGTAATTCACTGGCCATCCAGGCAGACATCAGCAAGGAGTCGGATGTCATTAGTTTGGTGTCTGAATCAGCTAAACACTTCGGAAGAATAGACATCCTTGTGAATAACGCCGGAGTAGCTGTAAGGAAACCCCTGATCGAAACCAGCGCCGGGGAATTCGATAATATAATGGGTGTCAATGTAAGGGGCTTATTCCTGTGCACGAAGCATACCTTGCCCAATATGCTCAGGGAAGGCCAGGGCAAAGTGATAAACATCTCTTCCGGCGCAGGCAAGACCGGGATTAGAGAACTTTCAGTATACTCTGCATCAAAGTTTGCAGTCATCGGCCTGACCCAGTCGCTGGCTCAGGAAGTTTCAGGAAAGATTGGAGTATATGCGGTCTGTTCTGGGAGCGTCGATACAGGTATGTACCGTTCTTTGTATAATGATAAGCCATCCCTCAAACCGGAAGATGTGGCCGCCAAAATCGTGGAGCTGTGTCTTCCGGGATCAAGGGTTGCTTCAGGCTCCTGTGTTACAATTTATGGCTGTGGTTGA